In a genomic window of Acidimicrobiales bacterium:
- a CDS encoding signal peptidase I yields ARYQLLPVLSDSMAPGMPAGALAVSVPVPVTTVRVGDVLTLRSPIGDHAVVTHRVIEVVEAGDHPVVRTRGDANEADDPWLARLDGERAWRVWAVVPKAGTAVTALRSVAPRLAFTVVAPVALVLLALVWIWAPAGGPERPEGELPGAQVAT; encoded by the coding sequence CCGCCCGCTACCAGCTGCTGCCCGTGCTGAGCGACAGCATGGCGCCGGGGATGCCGGCGGGCGCCCTGGCCGTGTCCGTCCCCGTGCCCGTCACGACCGTGCGGGTGGGCGACGTGCTGACCCTGCGGTCGCCGATCGGCGACCACGCCGTCGTCACCCACCGCGTGATCGAGGTCGTCGAGGCGGGCGACCACCCGGTGGTGCGCACCCGGGGCGACGCCAACGAGGCCGACGACCCCTGGCTGGCCCGCCTCGACGGCGAGCGGGCCTGGCGGGTGTGGGCGGTCGTCCCGAAGGCGGGGACGGCGGTGACCGCGTTGCGGAGCGTGGCACCCCGGCTGGCGTTCACGGTGGTGGCACCCGTGGCGCTGGTGCTGCTCGCGTTGGTGTGGATCTGGGCCCCGGCCGGCGGACCGGAGCGACCCGAGGGGGAGCTCCCAGGTGCGCAGGTGGCGACGTAG
- a CDS encoding acetoacetate decarboxylase family protein has translation MGTTPPAPWVLGGESIVGLARWRGPAPPLPPALRPAPGPWVVAAVRYTGSPVGPYLELAVAQPARIGLRPGWCVQVMVVDSPASRIGGRLHWGLPKELGTLRWDEEGREAAALTWEEKGVVVRGRPLPGPPLPWLVPVRALQQRGDGPVHVPGRLRGTGRLSTVRVEVDEQRAPDLLPLAGRHPGVHVRGMQMILREARTPTGVVAALRNAQRVPRAAVW, from the coding sequence GTGGGGACGACGCCGCCTGCACCGTGGGTCCTCGGTGGGGAGTCGATCGTCGGCCTCGCCCGGTGGCGGGGCCCGGCCCCGCCGCTGCCGCCCGCGCTGCGGCCCGCGCCCGGCCCGTGGGTCGTCGCCGCCGTCCGCTACACCGGCTCGCCGGTCGGCCCCTACCTCGAGCTCGCCGTCGCCCAGCCGGCCAGGATCGGCCTGCGCCCGGGCTGGTGCGTCCAGGTGATGGTCGTCGACTCGCCCGCGTCGCGCATCGGCGGCCGCCTCCACTGGGGCCTGCCCAAGGAGCTCGGCACCCTCCGCTGGGACGAGGAGGGGCGGGAAGCGGCGGCGCTGACCTGGGAGGAGAAGGGCGTCGTCGTGCGCGGCCGCCCACTGCCCGGCCCGCCGCTGCCCTGGCTCGTGCCCGTGCGGGCGCTCCAGCAGCGGGGCGACGGGCCCGTCCACGTCCCCGGCCGCCTCCGAGGGACCGGCCGGCTGTCGACGGTCAGGGTCGAGGTCGACGAGCAGCGCGCCCCCGACCTCCTGCCCCTCGCCGGCCGCCACCCTGGCGTGCACGTGCGGGGGATGCAGATGATCCTGCGGGAGGCCAGGACGCCCACCGGCGTCGTCGCCGCCCTCCGCAACGCTCAGCGGGTGCCGAGAGCCGCGGTCTGGTGA